A genomic window from Halomonas sp. LR3S48 includes:
- a CDS encoding AEC family transporter yields the protein MQGVADALGPLFLLILLGAALGRLRQPTGEFWAQLEKVIYFLLFPAMLVATLATANVGEVPVVRLAVALLGGMAVFAGLLWATQRRLGLEPAAFTSVFQGALRFNTYVGVAGAAALHGSTGVTVAAVAVALMVPVVNVLCVASFIAAGTLGPSSLGKSLAALVRNPLILACLFGIGLNLSGIGLPGWSGAAVELLGRAALPLGLVAVGVALRPQALLRVDRGVWASNLVKLVLMPALVLGVALLLGLDAVSRDVALLFAALPTATSAYILARQLGGDAELMAALITGQTLLAMLTLPVWLHLAGS from the coding sequence ATGCAAGGCGTCGCCGATGCACTTGGCCCGCTGTTCCTGCTGATATTGCTGGGTGCTGCCCTGGGGCGGTTGCGCCAGCCCACCGGCGAGTTCTGGGCGCAGCTCGAGAAAGTCATCTATTTCCTGCTCTTTCCCGCCATGCTGGTCGCTACCCTGGCGACCGCCAACGTGGGCGAAGTGCCCGTGGTTCGCCTGGCAGTTGCCTTGCTCGGCGGCATGGCGGTCTTCGCCGGGTTGCTCTGGGCCACTCAGCGTCGTCTGGGCCTCGAGCCCGCCGCCTTCACTTCGGTGTTCCAAGGGGCGCTGCGCTTCAACACCTATGTAGGGGTCGCCGGCGCCGCCGCGCTGCACGGTTCGACCGGTGTCACGGTGGCAGCGGTCGCCGTGGCGCTGATGGTCCCGGTGGTCAATGTGCTGTGCGTGGCCAGCTTCATCGCCGCCGGCACGCTCGGCCCTTCCAGCCTGGGCAAGAGCCTGGCGGCACTGGTACGCAACCCGTTGATCCTTGCCTGCCTGTTTGGTATCGGCCTCAATCTCTCGGGCATCGGCCTGCCCGGCTGGAGCGGCGCGGCAGTCGAGCTGCTCGGGCGGGCCGCCCTGCCGCTGGGCCTGGTCGCGGTGGGCGTTGCGCTGCGCCCGCAGGCACTGCTGCGAGTCGACCGCGGGGTGTGGGCATCCAATCTGGTCAAGCTCGTGCTGATGCCGGCCCTGGTGCTCGGTGTGGCGCTATTGCTCGGTCTGGATGCCGTGAGCCGCGACGTGGCACTGCTGTTCGCCGCCCTGCCCACCGCCACTTCGGCCTATATCCTGGCGCGCCAGTTGGGCGGTGATGCCGAGCTGATGGCTGCCCTCATCACTGGCCAGACGCTGCTCGCCATGCTCACGCTGCCCGTGTGGTTGCATCTGGCCGGGAGCTGA
- the trmB gene encoding tRNA (guanosine(46)-N7)-methyltransferase TrmB: MSDPQRDPATTGPEGPDAPLHRRGIKSYVLRAGRMTQAQTRGLEEVWPRLGLTLADGRQDLDALFGRRAPRVVEIGFGMGASLIEQAEAHPDTDFIGIEVHAPGVGKLLDEADKRGLGNIRLYREDALAVLEQCLPEASIDTLQLFFPDPWPKKKHHKRRIVQPAFVELIRTRLKPGGKLHMATDWQAYAEWMAEVMAAAPGYANTATPETAPYVPRPAFRPLTKFEARGARLGHGVWDLIFERCE, from the coding sequence ATGAGTGACCCGCAACGCGACCCCGCCACCACCGGCCCGGAAGGGCCCGACGCCCCGCTGCATCGTCGCGGCATCAAGAGCTACGTGCTGCGTGCCGGCCGCATGACCCAGGCCCAGACCCGCGGCCTGGAAGAGGTCTGGCCACGGCTGGGGCTGACCCTGGCCGACGGGCGCCAGGACCTCGACGCCCTGTTCGGGCGCCGGGCACCGCGGGTGGTGGAGATCGGCTTCGGCATGGGGGCCTCGCTGATCGAGCAGGCCGAGGCCCATCCCGACACCGACTTCATCGGCATCGAGGTGCATGCGCCGGGCGTGGGCAAGCTGCTCGACGAGGCCGACAAGCGCGGCCTCGGCAATATACGCCTCTATCGCGAGGACGCCTTGGCGGTCCTGGAGCAGTGTCTGCCGGAAGCCAGCATCGACACCCTGCAGCTGTTCTTTCCCGACCCCTGGCCGAAGAAGAAGCACCACAAGCGGCGCATCGTCCAGCCCGCCTTCGTCGAGCTGATCCGCACCCGGCTCAAGCCGGGCGGTAAGCTGCACATGGCCACCGACTGGCAGGCCTATGCCGAGTGGATGGCCGAGGTGATGGCAGCGGCGCCGGGCTACGCCAATACGGCGACGCCCGAGACGGCGCCCTATGTGCCGCGTCCGGCGTTTCGCCCGCTGACCAAGTTCGAGGCGCGCGGGGCGCGTCTGGGTCACGGCGTATGGGACCTGATCTTCGAGCGCTGCGAGTAG
- a CDS encoding thiazole synthase, which translates to MTDYFQDQPLQIAGHAFTSRLLVGTGKYKDFDETADAIAASGAEVVTFAVRRTNLGQEAGQPNLLDVVPPDRFTLLPNTAGCYTAKDAVRTCKLARELLDGHKLVKLEVLGDDSTLYPNVTETLKAAEELLADGFDVMVYTSDDPIVARELERLGCCAIMPLGSLIGSGHGIQNPHNIRLIIEQASVPVLVDAGIGTASDAAMAMELGCDGVLMNSAIAHARQPVLMASAMKKAVEAGREAFLAGRMPRRQSADPSSPFAGRING; encoded by the coding sequence ATGACAGACTACTTCCAGGATCAGCCGCTGCAGATTGCCGGCCACGCCTTCACTTCCCGCCTGTTGGTCGGCACCGGCAAGTACAAGGACTTCGACGAGACAGCCGATGCCATTGCCGCCTCGGGCGCCGAAGTGGTCACCTTCGCCGTGCGCCGCACCAACCTTGGCCAGGAGGCCGGGCAGCCCAACCTGCTCGACGTGGTGCCGCCGGATCGTTTCACCCTGCTGCCCAATACGGCCGGCTGCTACACCGCCAAGGATGCCGTGCGTACCTGCAAGCTGGCGCGTGAGCTGCTCGACGGCCACAAGCTGGTCAAGCTCGAGGTGCTGGGCGACGACTCGACGCTCTACCCCAACGTGACCGAAACCCTGAAGGCGGCCGAGGAGCTGCTTGCCGACGGCTTCGACGTGATGGTCTATACCAGCGACGACCCCATCGTGGCGCGTGAGCTCGAGCGCCTGGGCTGCTGTGCGATCATGCCGCTGGGCTCGTTGATCGGCTCCGGCCATGGCATCCAGAACCCGCACAACATCCGCCTGATCATCGAGCAGGCCAGCGTGCCGGTGCTGGTGGATGCCGGCATCGGCACCGCCTCCGACGCCGCCATGGCCATGGAACTGGGCTGCGATGGCGTGCTGATGAATTCCGCCATCGCCCATGCGCGCCAGCCGGTGCTGATGGCCAGCGCCATGAAGAAGGCCGTCGAGGCCGGGCGCGAGGCCTTCCTTGCCGGGCGCATGCCGCGCCGCCAGAGCGCCGACCCCTCCTCGCCCTTTGCCGGCCGCATCAACGGCTGA
- the thiS gene encoding sulfur carrier protein ThiS, with protein MQIQLNGEARDLAPGLTVAQLIDSLGLSGRRIAVERNEEIVPKSEHGTTPLTDGDRIEIVHAIGGG; from the coding sequence ATGCAGATCCAGCTCAACGGTGAGGCCCGAGACCTTGCCCCCGGCCTCACGGTGGCGCAATTGATCGACAGCCTCGGCCTGAGCGGACGGCGCATTGCCGTCGAGCGCAACGAGGAGATCGTGCCGAAGAGCGAGCACGGCACCACCCCCCTGACCGACGGCGACCGTATCGAAATCGTCCACGCCATCGGGGGCGGCTAG
- a CDS encoding DUF423 domain-containing protein: protein MHDRGWWCLAAFSGALAVMAGAFAAHALQGQLPERLFAAFETGVRYQMWHTLAMLGMLAWRAARPTRGQRLVLALWTAGIVLFSGSLYLLALTGLRGLGMITPFGGVLMIAGWLALAVCGLRARPDQSESGRT from the coding sequence ATGCACGATCGCGGGTGGTGGTGCCTGGCGGCGTTCTCGGGCGCCCTGGCGGTAATGGCAGGCGCCTTCGCCGCCCACGCCTTGCAAGGCCAGTTGCCCGAAAGGCTGTTCGCCGCCTTCGAGACCGGCGTGCGCTACCAGATGTGGCACACCCTGGCGATGCTCGGCATGCTGGCCTGGCGCGCCGCGCGGCCAACCCGCGGCCAGCGCCTCGTGCTGGCTCTTTGGACAGCGGGAATCGTGCTGTTCTCCGGCTCTCTCTATCTGCTGGCGCTGACAGGGCTGCGCGGCCTGGGGATGATCACGCCATTCGGCGGCGTGCTGATGATCGCCGGATGGCTGGCGCTTGCCGTGTGCGGGCTGCGTGCGCGTCCCGATCAGTCGGAATCGGGCAGGACATAG
- a CDS encoding PaaI family thioesterase — translation MTVMTAAAIEDFLDEVFPQRIGTIEAVDDMRATMSLAIEDEHLRPGASVSGPTLMGLADVCLYVAILGQIGPEPMAVTSDLHCRFLRRPRGDRDVIATARLLKLGRRLAVGEVQLFSAGDERPVALVTATYVLPDSD, via the coding sequence ATGACCGTGATGACCGCCGCCGCCATCGAGGATTTTCTCGACGAGGTCTTCCCTCAGCGTATCGGGACCATCGAGGCCGTCGACGACATGCGCGCCACCATGAGCCTGGCCATCGAGGACGAGCACCTCAGGCCCGGCGCCAGCGTCTCCGGCCCCACCTTGATGGGGCTGGCCGATGTCTGCCTCTACGTGGCCATCCTCGGTCAAATCGGCCCCGAGCCCATGGCGGTCACCAGTGACCTGCACTGTCGTTTCCTGCGCCGCCCGCGGGGTGACCGCGACGTCATCGCCACGGCGCGCCTGCTCAAGCTGGGGCGGCGCCTGGCGGTGGGCGAGGTGCAGCTGTTCTCCGCCGGCGACGAGCGCCCCGTAGCGCTGGTCACCGCCACCTATGTCCTGCCCGATTCCGACTGA
- a CDS encoding response regulator yields MTTPNPVANQARHHIAVVDDEADMLDVLQDVLQEEGYRVSALRSGQALHELLLRDPADLIVLDLKLAGENGLQVAREIRANSPVPIMMLTGKGDETDRILGLEVAADDFLMKPFNLRELMARVHALLRRSKQLSVTLQAVADQDHECLWFDDWRLDLTRRMLYDPRGQPVNLTFGEYNLLESLVTSANHVLSRDSLLERTRGTDSDSFDRSIDVLILRLRRKIEANPKHPRYILTERGLGYVFQAQVRKR; encoded by the coding sequence ATGACAACGCCCAACCCCGTGGCAAACCAGGCTCGGCATCATATTGCCGTGGTGGACGATGAAGCCGATATGCTCGACGTCCTGCAGGATGTGCTGCAGGAGGAGGGCTACCGGGTAAGCGCCCTGAGAAGTGGCCAGGCACTGCATGAACTGCTCCTCCGCGACCCGGCGGACCTGATCGTGCTCGACCTGAAACTGGCCGGCGAGAATGGCTTGCAAGTGGCTCGCGAGATTCGGGCGAACAGCCCGGTACCGATCATGATGCTGACCGGCAAGGGGGACGAAACCGATCGCATCCTGGGTCTGGAAGTCGCGGCCGACGACTTCCTGATGAAGCCCTTCAATCTGCGTGAGCTGATGGCGCGGGTGCATGCCCTGCTGCGCCGCTCCAAGCAACTCAGCGTGACGCTGCAGGCCGTTGCAGACCAGGATCATGAATGCCTGTGGTTCGACGACTGGCGACTCGACCTGACCCGGCGCATGCTCTACGACCCCCGCGGCCAACCGGTCAACCTGACGTTCGGCGAGTACAATCTGCTGGAAAGCCTGGTCACGTCGGCCAATCACGTACTCAGCCGCGACAGCCTGCTGGAACGTACGCGTGGCACCGACAGCGACTCCTTCGACCGCAGCATCGACGTGCTGATTCTGCGCCTACGCCGCAAGATCGAAGCCAACCCCAAGCATCCCCGCTACATTCTCACCGAACGCGGCCTGGGCTATGTTTTCCAGGCCCAGGTTCGCAAGCGCTGA